The proteins below come from a single Chryseobacterium capnotolerans genomic window:
- a CDS encoding bacteriocin-like protein: MKNLQKIQRQEMKSIKGGINCPGGQICLIGGKWQCMPYDGCGGGNQP, encoded by the coding sequence ATGAAAAATTTACAAAAAATCCAAAGACAGGAAATGAAATCAATTAAAGGAGGTATCAACTGCCCTGGTGGTCAAATATGTTTGATCGGTGGCAAGTGGCAATGTATGCCATACGATGGATGTGGCGGTGGAAATCAGCCTTAA
- a CDS encoding bestrophin family protein, with protein sequence MIVRKTIGLRGIIQFAGHHIWWLTAYMILVSLLYKVAGWHWISIPWLPVSLVGTALAFYIGFKNNQSYDRVWEARKIWGAIVNSSRSWAVMVNSFVKNSDNTQYSPEELMQIKERLIYRHIAWLYTFREQLLVPTQWEHVSLKKHFGKIAQKRQESEGVGLFKDFLSEKQKTDYFFDESVLVHASNKATQIINLQSLDLADLEDKEIIHMRRQLDMQKVLSDFYDHQGRAERIKKFPIPRQYANLSFIFNCIFIFLLPLGIVAEFAKLGEAGVWLMIPFGAIVGWIYVLMELIGDYSENPFEGLGTDIPMLSICRTIEIDLLQILGKTELPQPIQPVNDILM encoded by the coding sequence ATGATTGTAAGAAAAACGATTGGATTAAGAGGAATTATACAATTTGCCGGGCATCATATCTGGTGGCTTACAGCCTATATGATTTTGGTGTCTCTGCTCTATAAAGTGGCAGGCTGGCACTGGATTTCTATTCCGTGGCTTCCGGTTTCTTTAGTAGGGACTGCATTAGCTTTTTATATCGGTTTCAAAAATAACCAATCTTATGACAGAGTTTGGGAAGCCAGAAAAATATGGGGAGCCATAGTCAACAGCAGTCGCAGCTGGGCGGTAATGGTTAATTCCTTTGTAAAAAACAGCGACAATACACAGTATAGCCCAGAGGAACTCATGCAAATTAAGGAACGTCTAATTTATCGTCATATAGCCTGGCTCTATACTTTCAGAGAGCAATTGCTGGTTCCTACACAATGGGAGCATGTAAGCTTAAAAAAGCACTTCGGGAAAATCGCCCAAAAGAGACAGGAATCTGAAGGAGTAGGTTTGTTTAAGGATTTTCTGAGTGAAAAACAGAAAACAGATTACTTTTTTGATGAGTCTGTACTGGTACATGCTTCTAATAAAGCAACCCAGATCATCAATTTACAGTCTCTGGATCTTGCAGACCTTGAAGATAAGGAAATCATCCATATGCGAAGACAGCTGGATATGCAGAAAGTACTTTCCGATTTTTATGATCATCAGGGAAGGGCTGAACGGATTAAAAAATTTCCTATCCCGCGTCAATATGCTAATCTGAGTTTTATATTCAACTGCATCTTTATTTTCCTTTTACCATTGGGAATTGTAGCAGAATTTGCAAAGTTAGGTGAAGCCGGAGTATGGTTGATGATCCCATTTGGGGCCATCGTTGGCTGGATCTATGTTTTGATGGAACTGATAGGCGATTACTCCGAAAACCCTTTTGAAGGATTAGGTACTGATATTCCTATGTTATCTATCTGCCGTACCATAGAGATTGATCTCTTACAGATATTAGGGAAAACAGAGCTTCCCCAACCCATTCAGCCTGTAAATGATATATTGATGTAA
- a CDS encoding PD40 domain-containing protein, producing the protein MKAKQFLTALILISGTLSAQKIETVSPYLDQFQNVRDFYITDDEKEAYFTIQSPGQDLSQIVCIKNKKWKNPILLPFCDGYSYLEPFLSQDGLKLYFASDRPKSESETKKSDFDIWFVERKSLKDQWSKPINMGSTVNSENNEFYPTLSNHNNLYFTMDAKSGLGKDDIYYSQWNGKEYSKPMLLNNNVNSEGYEFNAFIAPDEQMLIYTKYNAKDGLGSGDLYLSRKDKHGEWQPAQHMGNEINTKYMEYCPFYNSKTGILYFTSKRNSLIPQKFQKTNDFQKYISSGENGLSKIYKIHIKL; encoded by the coding sequence ATGAAAGCAAAACAATTTCTAACTGCATTAATTCTTATCTCCGGAACTTTATCAGCTCAAAAAATTGAAACTGTAAGCCCTTATTTGGATCAATTTCAGAATGTAAGGGATTTTTACATTACTGATGATGAAAAAGAAGCCTATTTTACCATTCAGAGCCCAGGGCAGGATTTATCTCAGATCGTATGTATTAAAAATAAAAAGTGGAAAAATCCAATATTGCTGCCATTCTGTGACGGGTACTCTTATCTGGAACCTTTCTTATCCCAAGATGGGCTAAAGCTTTATTTCGCTTCGGACAGACCCAAATCAGAATCCGAAACAAAGAAAAGTGATTTTGATATCTGGTTTGTTGAAAGAAAGAGTCTTAAAGATCAATGGTCAAAACCCATCAATATGGGAAGTACAGTTAATAGTGAAAACAATGAATTCTATCCAACGTTATCCAATCATAACAACCTCTATTTCACCATGGATGCAAAATCAGGTCTTGGGAAGGATGACATTTACTACAGTCAATGGAATGGCAAAGAATATTCAAAACCTATGCTGCTAAATAATAATGTCAATAGTGAAGGCTATGAGTTCAATGCTTTCATTGCACCCGATGAGCAGATGCTCATCTATACGAAATACAATGCAAAAGACGGCCTGGGAAGCGGTGATCTCTATCTGTCAAGAAAAGATAAACATGGTGAATGGCAGCCTGCACAGCATATGGGTAACGAAATCAACACTAAGTACATGGAATACTGTCCTTTTTACAACAGCAAAACAGGTATACTTTATTTTACCAGCAAAAGAAACAGCCTGATTCCTCAAAAGTTTCAAAAGACAAATGATTTTCAAAAGTATATTTCATCCGGAGAAAATGGATTAAGCAAAATATATAAAATTCACATAAAGCTCTGA
- a CDS encoding serine hydrolase: MKTSFTFFAVLLFISSFSFGQDISQKIDSIIKDNYQKNPNISISVGFIHNDKKYYTTYGKLSKESLVDVNKNSIFEIASITKILTSNLIAQASLEKKAKSRRLY; this comes from the coding sequence ATGAAAACTTCATTCACCTTCTTCGCAGTATTATTATTTATCAGCAGCTTTTCTTTTGGACAAGATATTTCTCAAAAGATAGACTCCATCATCAAAGATAATTATCAAAAAAATCCAAACATATCTATAAGTGTAGGCTTCATACATAATGATAAAAAATATTATACGACGTATGGAAAACTAAGTAAAGAAAGCCTGGTGGATGTCAACAAGAATTCTATATTTGAAATTGCTTCTATCACTAAAATTCTGACTTCTAATTTAATTGCCCAGGCTAGTCTTGAAAAAAAAGCTAAAAGTAGACGACTATATTGA
- a CDS encoding serine hydrolase domain-containing protein, whose product MKKKLKVDDYIDAYLPKEYILQKNLKNKIKISDLASHQSGLPDIDFAKLIELNPQQPVSNVTEESLTSIINNCSELIDYGKYRYSTIGYTLLGQILEKVYGKTYDAIIHEKMIKPLHMTNTLTTDFNVKNITTGYNPNGGTQEFFKWNVTASAGLVKSSASDMVTYLKVVLTSGNPISEAALMTEKIYYKDEKREMGLGFNISTDDQNTIYLKSGDSMGQSSIICYNRAKNWGIIILLNQRNSKMRQNLLNEIYEKVLK is encoded by the coding sequence TTGAAAAAAAAGCTAAAAGTAGACGACTATATTGATGCTTATTTACCAAAAGAATATATCCTACAGAAAAACCTTAAAAACAAAATCAAGATTTCAGATCTGGCTTCTCATCAATCGGGCTTGCCTGACATAGATTTTGCTAAATTGATAGAACTTAATCCACAGCAGCCGGTAAGCAATGTTACTGAAGAATCATTAACCTCTATCATTAATAATTGCAGTGAGCTTATTGACTATGGAAAATATCGTTATTCCACCATCGGATATACTTTATTGGGGCAAATATTGGAAAAGGTGTATGGTAAAACTTATGATGCAATCATTCATGAAAAAATGATCAAGCCTTTACACATGACCAATACCCTTACAACTGATTTCAATGTAAAGAACATCACTACAGGGTATAATCCTAATGGCGGTACTCAGGAATTCTTCAAATGGAATGTTACGGCCTCAGCCGGTTTGGTGAAATCAAGTGCTTCTGATATGGTTACCTACCTGAAAGTAGTTTTAACCAGCGGAAATCCAATATCCGAAGCCGCCTTGATGACCGAAAAAATATATTATAAAGATGAAAAAAGAGAAATGGGACTAGGATTTAACATCAGCACTGATGATCAGAATACCATCTATCTGAAATCCGGTGATTCTATGGGACAATCTTCTATCATTTGTTATAATAGAGCCAAAAATTGGGGAATCATCATCCTTTTAAATCAAAGAAACTCAAAAATGAGACAAAACCTGTTGAATGAGATTTATGAAAAGGTTCTGAAATAA